ACCCTCAAGTCAAAGGCCACGCAGGACGCCGCGGCCTTCATCCGCAGCATCGCCCAGGAGCGCGGACGCAATGCGGAGGCGCTCGAGGCCACGGTGACCGGCGCAGCCGCATACTCCGCGACCGAGGCCGTGGACCAGCGCGTGGTGGACGTGATCGCCTCGGACATTCCGGGCCTCCGGGCGATGGTGGACGGCCGCACCGTGCGCCTTCGCAGCGGGGACGCCGTTGTTAGGACCTCAGGCCTGCCCGTTCACGAAACAGAAAAGACGCTCGTGGAGTCGTTCGTCGGCTTCATATCCAATCCCAACGTAGCGTTTCTCCTGCTCGTCCTCGGTGGCATTGGCGTGCTTATTGAGATATTCACGCCCGGGCTGACCGGCCCAGGCGTCTTCGGCGTCATCTGCCTGGCCCTTGCGTTCGTTGCCTTCGGCAACCTGCCGGTGAACTGGGTCGGCATCGGCCTCATCCTGCTGTCGCTGGGCCTGTTTGCCATGGAGCTTCATACGCCCGGCGCCACGTTCTTCGGAGTCGCTGCGGTAATTGCATTCGTCATAGGGGCGTTCTTCCTCTTCGGCAGGTTCACGCCGGAGCCTATCGAGACGCCCAGCTTCCGCGTGAACGTATGGCTCATCGTGGGTGCTGCCGCCGCGGTGTCGGCGTTCTTGCTGCTCGTTGTCCGCGACATGGTATCTACGCTGCGGACCGCCCCGGGACGGTCGCAGGTCGCGACGACGAAGGACCTTGTGGGAAAGGCCGGACTGGCGATTATCGACCTTTCGCCCCGAGGCGTAGTGCGTGTGGGTGGAGAGGACTGGAGCGCTGTGTCCGATAGTGGGCATGCGATTGAAAAGGGGTCTGAGGTAATAGTGCTGGACGTGGATGGGCTGACCCTGAAGGTATTCAAAGGCAACGGCGTGGAGATTCCCGCCGATACCGTTAAGCCGGTACCAGGAGAAGCCGATGGCAATCATTAACTTCATGCGTGACTACCAGCGGATCGCCCTGTTCAAGTGGGGCAAATTCACGGGCATGAAGGGGCCCGGCCCTGTGTTCCTCATCCCGATCATCCATTCCGGTACCAGGGTTGATCTGCGCACGGAGGTGATCGACATCCCGCGCCAGACGAACATCACGCGCGACAACGCGCCGATAGACATCGACTTCCTGATCTACATGCGCGTCATGGCGGAGTACGCCTCGCGCGCCGTCCTGGAGGTTGAGAACTACCGCGCGGCCGTCATCGGTCTGGCAACCACTACCCTCCGCGCCGTCGTCGGCGATCTGGACCTGGACGCCGTGCTGTCCCAGCGCGAGCGCATCAACAGCGTACTGCGCGAGAAGCTGGACTCCGAGACCGCCCGCTGGGGCATCAAGGTCTCAAACGTGGAAATACGCGAGATCGAGCCGCCCAAGGACATCCAGGATGCAATGAACCGCCAGATGTCTGCCGAGCGCCTGCGCAGGGCCGTCGTCCGTGAAGCCGAAGGCACCAAAGAGGCGGCGGTTACAGTCGCTGAAGGCGAAAAGGCATCGGCGATTCTCAAGGCAGAGGGCCAGCGTCAGGCCGAAATCCTCTCAGCCGAGGGCGACAAGCAGGCGGCCATCCTGCGCGCCGAGGGCTACAGCACAGCCCTGGACAAGATATTCACCGTAGCGAAGGGCATCGACTCAAACACCCTGAGCCTTCAGTACTTCGAGACCCTGAAGCACATGGGCCAGGGCCAGTCGACGAAGTGGATCTTCCCCATGGAGTTCACCAGCCTCCTGAAGCCGCTGGCAGGCATGGTGAATGGGATGAACGGGGACGGGGAGAAGAAGTAGGAGAATTATGAAGTATGAATTATGAAGTATGAATGGTCAAAGCGGGGAGTTCGAGCCGAGAGACCTGAAGATTCGAACTAAGGACTTTGCTTTGCGAGTGGTCAGGATGTACTCCGCGTTGCCGAAGTCGGCCGCCGCAGATGTCATCGGAAGACAAGTGCTTCGTTCAGGTACATCTGTCGGCGCCAATTACCGCGAAGCCTATCGGGCGAGATCAAAGTCCGAGTTCATATCCAAGATTGGAGACTGCCTCAAGGAGCTCGACGAAACCGCATATTGGCTTGAGCTTCTTGCGGAATCGCCTACGGTCCCGGAGTCCAAAACGTCCAGTTTGCGCGACGAGTGCGACCAGCCTCTCTCCATCTTCACCACAATTTCAAAGTCAGCGAAGATTAACAAGGGATAGGCTGATAGAAACGGTGTGACTCCGGACCTATGGCTTCCTGCCTCCACTTCATAATTCATCATTCATACTTCTCTTTACAGCGCCTCTTTCACCTTCTCCGCCAGCTTGCGCGTCATGCCGGGCACCGCCGCGATATCGTCTATCGCGGCGTCCTTGATGCCGCGGACGGAGCCGAACTTGCGGAGGAGCATGCGGCGGCGGCGGGGGCCTATGCCTGGGATATCGTCGATTACCGAGCGGAGGTTGGTCTTGGAGCGGCGCTCCCGGTGGAAGGTGATCGCGAAGCGGTGCGCCTCGTCGCGGATGCGCTGCACCAGGAAGAGGCCCTGCGAGTCGCGCGGGAGGATGATTGGCTCAGGAGTGTAGGGAAGGAATATCTCTTCGTTCTCCTTCGCAAGGCTCGAGAGCGGGATGTTCGTTATCCCCAGCTCAAGGAATACCTGCAGCGCCGCGCCCAGATGGCCCTTGCCGCCGTCGATGATCACCAGGTCCGGGGCTAGCTCCCACGCCGCGTCTTGCCGTGGCGGCACAGGCTCGGCGTCCTCCGCCTCAACGTGAGTTGTCCGGCGCTGCTCGTCCAGCACCGGGGCCTCCCGGAGCTTCTCCACCGAGGACGGCGCGGAGAGCAGCGTCTCGCCGGACTCCGCCGGAGACTGTGTGGACAGCCGCTTGAAGCGCCTGGTAAGCATCTCGCGCATGGAAGAGTAGTCGTCCACTCCCTGGACCGTCTTGATCTTGAAGCGCCGATAGTGGGCCGTCTTGGGCTTGCCCTCCTCGAACACGACCATGCTCCCCACGGTGTTAGTGCCCTGGATATTCGAGATGTCGTAACACTCGATGCGAGAGGGCAGGGCAGGGAGGCCGAGCGCTTCCTGAATCTCCGCCATCGCCTGGTCGGCGATAGTGTTGTCCTGCGCCTTGCGGACCTTCATCTGGTCCAGCCCCTCGCGGGCGTTCTCCGCAACCATCTCCACCAGGCGCTTCTTCTCTCCGCGCTGGGGGACCAGCAGCTCCACCTTGCCGACCCTCTTCTTCTCAAGCCACTCTCGAACGAGCGTCTCGTCATCGATGGTGTGCTGGAGCAGGACCTTGGGCGGGATGTAAGGGTTCACGTCATAGAACTGCTCGACGAACGCGGCGATAACGGTGCCGGGGTCGTCGTCCTGCGTGCCCGTCATCGTGAAGTTGTCGCGGCCGATGAGCTTCCCCTGGCGGACGAAGAAGACCTCCACGCGCGCCTCGTTCTCGCCGGAGGCCATTGCGACGACGTCCATATTCTCGCCGCTCAGGTTCAGGACCTTCTGGCCCTCGTGGACCTTCTCAATCGACTGTATCTGGTCGCGCAGCGCCGCTGCGCGCTCGAACTCCAGGGTCTCGGCCGCCTGCGACATCCGGCGCGAGAGCGACTTGACGATGCTGTCCGTCTTGCCCTCAAGGAACATGACCACCTGGTCGATGATCTCCCCGTACTGCTCCGTGTTCACCGCCCCGATGCACGGGCCGGCGCACCGCTTGATGTAGTAGTCCAGGCACGGCCGCGGCTCCTTGCCCGTGATAACAATTGTGCAGGAGCGGTAAGGGAAGAGCTTCTTGAGCAGGGCGAGGGTGCGGCGGACGCTGCCGGCGCTGGCGAATGGGCCGAAGTACTTCGCGCCGTCCCTGGCAACGCGGCGGGTGATATACACCTGTGGGAAGTCCTCGGTGGTATCGATCTTGATGAAGGGGTAGCTCTTGTCGTCCTTCAGCCGCGCGTTATAGACGGGCCGGTGGTGCTTGATGAGGTTGGACTCGAGCAGCAAAGCCTCTTGCTCCGACTCGGTGACGATGAAGTCGAAGTCGACGACGTTCGCCACGAGGCTCTGTATCTTGGGTGGGAGGTTGCTGGACCCGGCGAAGTACTGGCGGAGGCGGTTGCGGAGGCGGGAGGCCTTTCCAACGTACAGCACGTCGCCTTTGGCGTCCCGCATCTGGTAGACGCCCGGCTTGGTGGGTGCTGCTTTGAGCCTGTCTGAGAAGGCCTGGTTTTCCAATGTTTGGCCTGATTGCGGAGCGCCCCGGGGAAAGCCGGGGCGCTCAGGCCATCACCGTTAACCCAGGACGAACGTGCAAGCTATGAGAATTGCTACTATAAGCGTAGTAATGATAGCAATTTGCCTGAGCTCACCGCCAACGAACTGTGTTGCGGGAGGGGCAGCGTAGGTGGATGACCTGCGGGTGCGCCGGACCGGCTCAACCTTGCCGGAGCCGAGTGCCGATGCCCTGCGGCGGGGCGTCCCGGTCTTCATGGCATCTAGTTCCGACTCGCCCTCATCGTCCGCCACGGGTGCCATGGGAGCGGGGGTGGAGACCGGGCCGTCAAGTAGCTGGCTGCCGGTGGGCGAGCCTACGCGCCGTCGCCTTGAATCGCGAAGCCGCGCCTGACGTGATGCTGCGCGGTGGTCTTTGCCTGGCATCTAGAAAAGTCCTCCAGAGAATCCTCTCACCGTTACCCCATCTCTCACGACGGAGACTCTGAACGGTAGTGCCGGGCGAAGCCCGGCCTGCGTATTATCTCTTATTTGCCGTAATTGTGCGATAGCCTATCCCGAAGCTACCGCGCCCGGGGATGCGAGCGCTCGTACTCGGCCCGCACATGCTCGCTTGTCAGGTGCGTGTAAACCTGGGTGGTCGTTATGCTCGCGTGGCCAAGGAGCTCCTGGACGTGCCTCAGCGGAGCGCCGCCGCGAAGCAAGTGCGTGGCGAAGCTGTGCCGCAGCGTGTGCGGCGTGATCTTGCGCTGTATGCCGGCCTTGCGGGCGAGGCCGCGCAGGATGAGCCAGAAGCCCTGCCGGGTAAGTCTCTCGCCACGGTGGTTAAGGAACAGCGTCGGTCCGGACCGCCCGTTGGCGATCATCGGCCTGCCCTCGATGATATACGACTTCACAACGTCCACGGCGTGGGAGTGGATCGGGATGAGCCTCTCCTTCGCGCCCTTGCCGTAGCATCGGACGAAGCTCTGCTGGAGGTCAACATCCTGAATGTTGAGCGCCACCAGCTCGCTGACCCTGATGCCCGTCGCATACAGAAGCTCCAGCATCGCCCTGTCGCGCATCGCGTCCGGGGCAGGGCCTTTGGGCGTCTCCAGGAGGGTTTTGATCTCCTCCACGGTCAGGGCTTCCGGGAGGGAGCGGCCTACCCTGGGGGAGCTGACGTTCTCGGTGGGGTCCTGTTCGATGATCCCCTCCTGAAGTAGGAAGCTGAACAGCGACTTGGCGGAGGCGACCTTGCGCGCGCGGGTCGTGTCTGAGAACCCCTTCTCGTGGAGCTGGAGAACATAGTCCGAAACCACCTTGGAGGTCACCTGTTTCCAGGTCTCATCCCCTTTGGCGTTCGGGTTACGCTTATCCAGGAACTCAACGAGCTGGTTGAGATCGTTCTTGTAAGCGGCGAGCGTGTTTGGGGAGAGTCCGCGCTCTACGGTTGTGTAGTTGAGGAATCGGTCAACTGTTTGGTTCATATCTCTTCACTTATTAATGTTCTGTAGAGTAGACATATAATTCTAGCACACATTTTGGATTTCTTCGCTAGGTTTCTTTTGTATAAAATCAAGCGATTTGGGTTAAGCTACGGGGAGTGGCAGTGGGCAGTGGGCAGTGGGTTGACAGCCAACAGCCGTTTGCGCTTTCCTTGGCTCACTGCCCACTGCCCACTGCCATCTCTTGACATCTATTATGCGACATACGTAGAGTAAAACAAGTTTTCACACCGCCGTACAGGAATTTCCATGATTGAAATCGATATAGTGCCAAATTTATGGTCGGCTGACTTCCTCCAGTCGTTTCTCGTGAGCTGGCACGGCTTCTTGAGCTTCGTCGCAGTCGCCACCGGAGTGATACTCGTCGGCCGCTGGGCGCCGATGAAAGGGATCGACCCCGACGACATCTATTCAATCGCCATCTGGGCGATCATTGGCGGCGTAATAGGCGCGCGCGTTGTGCACGTGATCGACAACTGGAACGTCCTGTACGCGGACAACCCGGGGCAGATCTTCGCCATTTGGAACGGCGGCATCGGCCTGTGGGGCGGCATCCTTGGCGGATTCATCGGCGGCGCAGGGTACGCGGCGCTTGCCAAACACCCGGTAGGCCTCATTGCCGACCTCACCGCGCCGGCGCTCGCGTTCGCGCAGTCGATCGGGCGCATTGGCGACATCGTCAACGGCGAGCACTGCGCGAAGGCGACGG
This region of SAR202 cluster bacterium genomic DNA includes:
- a CDS encoding nodulation protein NfeD; translation: MSKLRHIVAVVLIVLGFGGAALSLAVPTASAQGAVISGTRLDVITIDGTISPVTADFLERGISDAEHGGAAALVVVLDTPGGLLDSTRDMVEEIMSARIPVIVYVSPPGAQAASAGTFITAAGHIAAMAPGTNIGAASPIAGSGEDLPDTLKSKATQDAAAFIRSIAQERGRNAEALEATVTGAAAYSATEAVDQRVVDVIASDIPGLRAMVDGRTVRLRSGDAVVRTSGLPVHETEKTLVESFVGFISNPNVAFLLLVLGGIGVLIEIFTPGLTGPGVFGVICLALAFVAFGNLPVNWVGIGLILLSLGLFAMELHTPGATFFGVAAVIAFVIGAFFLFGRFTPEPIETPSFRVNVWLIVGAAAAVSAFLLLVVRDMVSTLRTAPGRSQVATTKDLVGKAGLAIIDLSPRGVVRVGGEDWSAVSDSGHAIEKGSEVIVLDVDGLTLKVFKGNGVEIPADTVKPVPGEADGNH
- a CDS encoding SPFH/Band 7/PHB domain protein — its product is MAIINFMRDYQRIALFKWGKFTGMKGPGPVFLIPIIHSGTRVDLRTEVIDIPRQTNITRDNAPIDIDFLIYMRVMAEYASRAVLEVENYRAAVIGLATTTLRAVVGDLDLDAVLSQRERINSVLREKLDSETARWGIKVSNVEIREIEPPKDIQDAMNRQMSAERLRRAVVREAEGTKEAAVTVAEGEKASAILKAEGQRQAEILSAEGDKQAAILRAEGYSTALDKIFTVAKGIDSNTLSLQYFETLKHMGQGQSTKWIFPMEFTSLLKPLAGMVNGMNGDGEKK
- a CDS encoding four helix bundle protein, with product MNGQSGEFEPRDLKIRTKDFALRVVRMYSALPKSAAADVIGRQVLRSGTSVGANYREAYRARSKSEFISKIGDCLKELDETAYWLELLAESPTVPESKTSSLRDECDQPLSIFTTISKSAKINKG
- the uvrC gene encoding excinuclease ABC subunit UvrC, translating into MENQAFSDRLKAAPTKPGVYQMRDAKGDVLYVGKASRLRNRLRQYFAGSSNLPPKIQSLVANVVDFDFIVTESEQEALLLESNLIKHHRPVYNARLKDDKSYPFIKIDTTEDFPQVYITRRVARDGAKYFGPFASAGSVRRTLALLKKLFPYRSCTIVITGKEPRPCLDYYIKRCAGPCIGAVNTEQYGEIIDQVVMFLEGKTDSIVKSLSRRMSQAAETLEFERAAALRDQIQSIEKVHEGQKVLNLSGENMDVVAMASGENEARVEVFFVRQGKLIGRDNFTMTGTQDDDPGTVIAAFVEQFYDVNPYIPPKVLLQHTIDDETLVREWLEKKRVGKVELLVPQRGEKKRLVEMVAENAREGLDQMKVRKAQDNTIADQAMAEIQEALGLPALPSRIECYDISNIQGTNTVGSMVVFEEGKPKTAHYRRFKIKTVQGVDDYSSMREMLTRRFKRLSTQSPAESGETLLSAPSSVEKLREAPVLDEQRRTTHVEAEDAEPVPPRQDAAWELAPDLVIIDGGKGHLGAALQVFLELGITNIPLSSLAKENEEIFLPYTPEPIILPRDSQGLFLVQRIRDEAHRFAITFHRERRSKTNLRSVIDDIPGIGPRRRRMLLRKFGSVRGIKDAAIDDIAAVPGMTRKLAEKVKEAL
- the xerD gene encoding site-specific tyrosine recombinase XerD, which translates into the protein MNQTVDRFLNYTTVERGLSPNTLAAYKNDLNQLVEFLDKRNPNAKGDETWKQVTSKVVSDYVLQLHEKGFSDTTRARKVASAKSLFSFLLQEGIIEQDPTENVSSPRVGRSLPEALTVEEIKTLLETPKGPAPDAMRDRAMLELLYATGIRVSELVALNIQDVDLQQSFVRCYGKGAKERLIPIHSHAVDVVKSYIIEGRPMIANGRSGPTLFLNHRGERLTRQGFWLILRGLARKAGIQRKITPHTLRHSFATHLLRGGAPLRHVQELLGHASITTTQVYTHLTSEHVRAEYERSHPRAR
- the lgt gene encoding prolipoprotein diacylglyceryl transferase, whose amino-acid sequence is MIEIDIVPNLWSADFLQSFLVSWHGFLSFVAVATGVILVGRWAPMKGIDPDDIYSIAIWAIIGGVIGARVVHVIDNWNVLYADNPGQIFAIWNGGIGLWGGILGGFIGGAGYAALAKHPVGLIADLTAPALAFAQSIGRIGDIVNGEHCAKATDLFFGMQWTHSETAALSCANGYNNAVHPVILYEILWNTMSMAIVWALRGRIRPNGMLFALYMALYATGRFIISFFREDRIWAFGMQEAHYIALLVLAITLPILIVRARFQKKAPEDEVVAAPAVRGTRAERRRKARKVGL